From the Lathyrus oleraceus cultivar Zhongwan6 chromosome 4, CAAS_Psat_ZW6_1.0, whole genome shotgun sequence genome, one window contains:
- the LOC127135215 gene encoding protein FATTY ACID EXPORT 1, chloroplastic, protein MAATSQAQLFCFPTVHRSLHIQQRRSLPCLSFRHSKLSVAMSLERHEAETADTETKNTLSYAADESKLNVEEKQESYSKLEESGSEKLGLGEATQEGVVDQQKKTAIIHDFCLGIPFGGFVLTGGIIGFLFSRSPATLASGVLVGGALLFLSTLSLKVWRQGKSSLPFILGQAALSGILIWKNFQSYSLAKKIFPTGISAIISSAMLCFYLYVLVSGGNPPPKKLKPSASVA, encoded by the exons ATGGCGGCGACATCTCAGGCTCAGTTGTTCTGCTTCCCCACCGTTCATCGTAGTCTACACATCCAGCAACGCCGCTCGCTTCCATGCCTTTCCTTTCGCCACTCCAAG TTATCAGTTGCTATGAGTTTGGAGAGGCATGAAGCAGAGACGGCTGATACTGAAACAAAAAATACACTAAGTTATGCAGCTGATGAATCAAAATTGAATGTCGAAGAAAAGCAGGAGTCATATTCAAAATTAGAAGAAAGTGGATCAGAAAAATTAGGGTTAGGAGAGGCAACACAGGAAGGTGTCGTTGATCAGCAGAAAAAGACTGCAATAATTCATGATTTTTGTTTAGGAATTCCATTTG GTGGATTTGTTTTAACAGGAGGCATTATTGGATTCCTTTTTTCACGGAGTCCTGCAACACTGGCCAGTGGTGTGCTCGTTGGCGGTGCTTTACTATTCCTCAGCACCCTTAGCTTGAAGGTCTGGAGGCAAGGAAAATCAAGTTTACCATTTATTCTAGGACAAGCAG CATTGTCAGGGATCCTTATATGGAAGAACTTTCAGAGCTACTCATTG GCAAAGAAAATATTTCCAACCGGCATCAGTGCTATTATAAG TTCTGCAATGCTCTGCTTTTATCTATATGTGCTTGTCTCCGGAGGAAACCCCCCACCTAAGAAATTGAAGCCATCTGCCAGTGTAGCCTGA